ACGTATATATTACTCCAGCACTGTCCGCAGACATAAATGTAATCAAATATTCGCCGTAGCCTTGAGGACGGATTTGATTTTATCTTTCTTAGTCTAGCAGCAATTTCGCAACTGCGAGAAACAATCTGTGAGCTACTGTGGTTTGAGTgaataaatgtttataaataaacaagtcGAGAACATTTTACTCAAAATGGTAGGTAATTAGTATCAAATGACTTTGAACATAAAAACCTTTCAATAATAAGCAGACGTTGTCGCTGATCAAAACTTTAGTTGGACGCCGACCTTattgcaaaatgaaaattacaaagtCTGTTTATATTGggcacattttttttgtttactgaaattatatcaaatattatttcattcCGTACAATTTCCGAGCAGTAAAATGCCTTTAGGCAATGAATTCGTATGGAATCGGGGCCAGAGCAATCGGTTCTTCAAGTTTCTTAACAAAGTGCGCCTTCTTCGGCTGTTCCGGCTGGCGCTTCAGACTGACCCATTGTCCCTTTTCCTTCGCCTCCTTCAGCAATCGCTCATTTTCCTTTACGCGGCGCAAAAAATCTTCGCGGCACTTGGAGTGGTGGATGTGCTCAATGCGCACATTGACCCGCTTAGCAAGGATTTTGCCTCTTACGCGTTTGTTTACTATTACACCAACGGCGTGCTGAGTCACATTGAATATGCGCCCGGTTTTGCCATGATATGCCTTATAGGGCAAACCCTTCTGTACAGCACCATGTCCCTTAATGTCAACGATGTCGCCGATCTTGAAAACCCGCATGTATGTGGACAACGGAATAACTCCATGCTTTCGGAAGGGACGGGAAAACATGTCCCGTGTGCCGCGACGATAGCCCTTTGAGTTggtcatttttatttataatccCCTATAAAAAAGAGGCTTATTAGATCTTTTTCAAGTCATAATGAAGAAATATTCAACAAAACTCGTTGAACTTACGTCCACGCGGTCGTATAGTtgagaaaagaaagaaagatgGCTACTTGAATAGCGTTGCCACTGATAGCAATTAAGAGTTTAGAAACTAAATATTATGTACCGTCCACACTAAGTTACACAATAAGCTTAATCTTTTAAGAGAAGCAAAATAGTCCCAAGTCTGAATATTTGGTATTAATAAGGATTTAATGCAATATTTAtgtaatacatatatttacattatataaaaacattatatataaaattgcACTACATACAAATGTCTAGATACAAATAATCGCTGAGAGAAGTGTTCAACTCCAAGACGTTAATATGCGCTATGGGAATAATTTGTGATTTAAGCGAATTTGTTGATACAATTTTGAAGATACATATAACCTTAAGGAAGATAAAGTCCTGCcccatttaataattttaattttcaggAACCGTTCTGCCTAAGTCTTTACTACCGTGGGACTTACTCAGTATTAATTTGCTCCCTTTTAAGAAAAGTCATTCATGATCTGATAATCgtaatttttttcgaattcGATTTAGCCAAAAtcttttgatttcttttttagGTGCTCTGcttttggaaaatttgttCTATAGTTTGGATATCGCAATATGCATTCAGCGGTAAACAGCTGTTTAAGCTGTTCCAGACAACATAGCTGCCACATATTTCATAGTTTTAATTACGATGtccgcaatttcttttttgtggCACTTTGACCACTTAagtaattaaatcaaatagaattatttacaaacaaCACTATTGGCTCtcctttaaataaattaatgaattccttctatatattttatatgccTGTTTCGTTTCACCAACAATGTTTGACCCCTTGACAAATCCAAACTTTTGTTGCCGACATCAAAATTTTGTTAGTCAAATCTGAAGTGGCGTCagcaataaaaattttattaaataaattagtgGCAGAATGATCTTGTTATGATGTGCAATAAGCATCAATAGACCACTGAGTAAACTATTTCTTCTCTTGAGTAAATAAGTTCTGTTTTAATATGAAAAAAGgcatttacttttcatttcgtgTGTCCGCTTTACATATcgaaaaaatcgtaaaaaaaaaaccgaataataattaataattaattttataaaagccactcatataaatatttaacagcatatatgtacatgccACACTGTTCATTTCTTAGCGTAATGAAATAGtttaataagaaatatatgAATCTATATAGGCGAGATCCGCATAATTCATCGTCATAggataaattgttttttttttttctggaaTCTAATTTCAAAGATTGTAGTAGTTTCAGCGCGAAACATCGATGTTTTTCACAAAAATCGTGGATGTAACATCGAAGTTTTCCGATGTTctctaaaataaaattaatattatcaTTTACACttgaaatataagaaaaaagatttaaatattattaaattcatttaatttaatatgtagaataaattaaatataaaacgtataataaaattacaatataaaatCAATTAGATTTAAACTGGTATAACTGGTTAtattagaaaattaaaaatcagtGAGAGCTGTTCAAACAGTTGCATTTTAAGGATatctttttatatatgtacattttgtatttgattttgtatttcttCGGCATACCTTTAGCGTTCTAGGTCTTCTTCTTGTTATTCGAATAGCGATGATCCTAATAGCATCCATAGTCTACAATAAATATCGATGTTTCGGAAAATTTAAAACGTCTATTATATTGACTGTAGCGTTAGCCCCTTAAAATGGTTAAACTGGGATGTCAAATATTCTTCCACCATCAAGGACAGAACGCTttttaatacaaaattaagcaaaaataGCAATTTCTCTGTCAATCTGTCCCGATTAGAAATAACTATGCGTCTAGgtgatgaaaatttaaaaaaaaagctatttatTATCTTTGGCTTGGAAAAAAGAATTTGAGGGTTAGTATATTAGTTAAATAAAAcgagttttttaatttagacTAACATTAAATTTTGCTCAATGAGCACgttaaaaagcaaaagtaaagAACGTGTATTTATGGAGGGTGTGCGGTataatttttcgaaattcTATGGCCACACTGATTATTGGAACTCAAAACAACGTGCATATTTCCAAGTAAAATTCTTACGATTTgtgctttaaaaataaaaatgaaattctctttcaaaaataatttattatctaGAACTTATTTGTATGCATTTTACGTCAGTGTGGATTATCCTTTCGAACATTAAGTTCAAACAGAAATAAagctattattaatttaatatgtcCTTCTACACGAGTAAGACGGATGTGACTTCCATTTTAAAGACGTTTTCTGGCGTAAAACGAAATCAGGCAAATGCCGTGGCCATCAACAAAGTTCGATTTTCCACACCCAAAGAGAAGGGGCTCGCAGAATCAGTGCGCGTTGCCCTAGAAGAACGAAATTTCCATCTGGTCAAGGAGTTCACATACTTCCTCCGGGAAGCAGAACTCAGCGTAAGTTAAATTAACATAATTGTTGGTTATTCTTTAcgtttgatttctttttttaaggATGATGAGGTTGTAATAATCATAAAAGATGCTAAACGAATTGTTCATAATTTGACTCCAGAATTTGTAACCGTTGTCGAGGCGTTACTGTCCCTTAACTGGAAGAAAAGAAGTTCAGAGATAATCGAAGCTTATACTGAATTTTGTATCGAACTAATGGTGACCCATAATAGATATTTACCGATTGGAGTCTCTAAACTAATTGTCCACTGGATTCCTGGAGATATGGATGAATCCGATTGGGTCCACGGATGCCCTTCGGAGCACGTGCGAAATGAGTTGAAACCCATCCATAAAGTACTGGATCGCATCTTAACTGCCGTGCCAATGGCTTTCGATATTATCATAGATGCCATATCCGCCAAATTCCCCTATTTCAAAAAGCCGTACCATGTGACGGCAGGGTATCTGTATAACGTGCTTTGGTTATTAGAATACAAGCCTATTTTcgaagaacttgtttttcaaCTAGTTTTACAAAAGTAAGTACTTTactaatttattaatttatataaagcTTGCTGATTTATACCTTACACTCAGTCCTTGTTGTTTTTAAGTCAAAATGATTTAAACTCTTCAGCTCAAAGAAGATGGgttcggaaaaatcgaatttttgaaatttaaaagctggaatcgtttgcccattttttgcccatgtttgcccaccaataagtttttttttttgcccacgtccaggTTTTAAGATATAAATTTTCGAAAgagtttaaaaattttcaaaaatcaaaaattttacttttttcaaacattttttttaaatcgcaataacatcgtttgTCCACGTTtgcccattctttggaattttgaaaaaatgtatactttagaaaatataagtttacctcggtctaaACGTTTTTcgccacgattttttcgccgtggctctatagatggctccaggctctctcgaatttttgttagagagcgagagagctgagagcgctacagcgaatcACAcataaagtgatagcagacaactgtatgtgtgcacacgtatgctcatgcattgtaaatttgacaaaatatgcccttcaccttcaaagttctttgactttaaatctatattatttttgatcaattagtaccatgcgaaaaattcttgttttgcattgccttaacgttattattatttgatagaatagaatagaaatagccaaatctatgtacatattatcacaaaaataaatttcaagaatatttgtcattagagtattcatcttgaggcgtgtgaaaaattaataaggcaatgattgttgagtgcttgtgtccgcacttcgtgcctcaagatatgaacaaagcaaagacactagaataattctagttatcatatttttatgaaatttatgaaattacagtagttataataatttctattgtacttcctattaataagtatatttattaagtcatttgacttaaaaggatgtaacattaacattaaaagtgtttaaaaaaaaatatttcgcttttaaaaaattgtcagatgagagacaaattagaattaaacataacaaattttaacaaacaaatttaaaaaactttaaaattataatagtcagggcgcgaatttttaaaattttttttattttatcatattgctaggaaattagcaaaaactaccctaatatgtacaatgtaaattcgtttcttcgatcagaattgatttcggaaCGAAAAtagtcttctagcacaacacgcacacatacgcgttctcgtctcttgtttttactcacacaagtaaccaaattatatttttagatttcttacgctctcagcgggagtgagcgaaaagagagtaattttggccgtcaccaaaaaagtggctgcatagtgccaaaccaatgtatggccgttacgcatcttgttattctagtgtctttggtcaaACGCTTTATTCTCTGAGtagaccgaggtaaacttGAATgtcttatattttctaaagtatacattttttcaaaattcgatagggtgggcaaacgatgttattgcgataaaaaattttttttaataaaagcgaaatttttgattttcgaacttttttaaaaatttatatctaaaaaaatggacgtgggcaaaaaaaaaaactaattggtgggcaatCATGGGCAAACGATTGAAGCCTTTAAATAtctaaaattcaatttttccGAATCCAAAATTTTGCACGGATTGTAATTTCCTGGAATTTTTCCTAGACCTCAATTACGAAATAAATATGATGTAATCGAATTTCTTTCTGTTATATCTCTGTGAGCTTCCGAAACACTAACGAATTGAATTACTTCACATGAAGTGATTTTTGTATCTGATTCGTGAATGTTTTATATTCATTATTAACTTTTCAAGAAGCATTGATAATCTGCGGTTGATGCCCGACATATACGAAGactaataataaataagaataaagcggagaaagtgaaaaatgtagaaatttaaaagaaatacgTTTTTCGTCACAAATGTTGTTAgataaatttttgtttgtgcgCTTTGTTGGATCAGAATGTAAACTTATTATAGACTTGACTCATTAATAATTGTTTTCAGGTAGAACCTCagaatttaatttcttgaGATGTTAAACAGAGATCCTACTTTTCGACTTCGGAAAATCCTAGCTTATTTACTAAATTTTTACATTTCTATTGTGAATAACTtcaatgaatatatattttaaaccaAAACAGGAACCAGAAAAGTTTGATTAGCAAAGGAAAGGATTTTctctgttgtttttatttaaaaatgctaTGGACAGCCATGATAGAATAATATGTGTGAAAtcctttttcgtttttcagGCTTTTATTATTAGATGTTAATGCTCCAAAAGATGAAATTGAATTAGAAATGAATGATGAGGAGGAAAAGGTGGAAGCGGACACCTTGTTTGAAATCGACGATGTATGCGCCGAAAATGTACCCAAATCTGAAAAATCTGTGAGTCATCCTGTTGGCAAAACCTTGGATGTATGCCTATTCTTGCTTTATAAGTTTTTTGATGGCAAATGTCGCCTTAATGAAAATAGTAGCGAAGAACAGCGAAGGACTGCCAACCGATTGTTTAAGATGTTACTTTATTTGTTCGACGAGGTGTTATTGCCCAGCCACAACACGCATCATGTGCAATTCATCCTATTTTATGCAACTAGTCTGCGGTCGGTATATTCCGAAGCTTTTCTTGATTCCTTATGGACGAAAGTCCAAAATCCGAATGTATCCGCTGTAATTCGACATGCTGCGGTGGGATACATGGCTAGCTTTTTATCTCGCGCACGATTTTTGCCGCTTAGGTAAGAATGTGTAAAATAATTGCTAGGCAGGACtactaaactaaaattaattttttttagcacTGTTACTTTCTACCTAAAAGAGTTGACAAGGTGGgctcatacatacatagatgaCTCCGATGCATATAAGCAGAACTGCTCTCTGAAAGCCAATTTGGTTTTCTATTCTGTTTGCCAAgctgtgttttatttaattgcatttcgcGCAAAAGATTTGACGGCCAGTTCAAAAGgtaagtttaaatattttttcgtttttaaccCCTTGTAGGTTTCTGTCGACGGTCTCCTGCACACCGACACGGTAAACGATCATATGGCGTTGACAGGCCCATTCGCATTTCTATTCGCATTTGAAATTTTCCAAGCCAAAATAAATAGTTGCAGATCGGATTCCAATGGGGTTTATTAGGCcctttatatttaaaatttaaaaatggtgACCAAGCAcccctttttttctttctttctggatttgatttgcatttgtgtttgtttgtgagATAGTAGTTGTAAGAGAATTGGAGGCGATTAGAAATATAATGACAGATTGGTCAAGTTTGCGAGATGCCGTTTTTGAGGAGAAAGCTGTTGGATAAATTGGTTGCGTTTTTAACTACGATCTTTTTGTttgtcataaaaattaaaacgtatttAATGATACGGGGACATAATTTCCATTCTAGGTGTTGGTGGATAAGGGAGTGGGTACTTCTGTCAAACGCTTTGAAAAAGTCCAATGATATTATAGAGAGGTGGCACTTTGgagatatataatataaaatatatattatattatattattatactatataatataaaacCACCACAAACGTAAAGCTATAGCTTTATTGCTAAAGGGGGCAATAGAGCTAGGAAACATTGGAATAAGGATTGGAAAGTGGTCGCTACTATTAATATTGTCGATCACTTCCCATTTAGTTTTAGGGGCTAATTCGGCAGAGACAAGCGAAAGATCTGTATGCGTGAACGTGTTGTGAGTTTTGGGTAGGTGATTTGTCGTTTAGGAGAATGTGATGGTGTTTCCCTAAAATGAGTTTGGGAAAGTACGGTTTGGATGTTGTTAATGTGGAATTAATGGTTAAGTGAGATATATGTAGGAAGATATTAAGGTAAAGTTAGATTTTGAATTGATCGAAATTGATGTTGTGTGTGGGAGATAGATTTTTGCACTTCGAAAGCTGTGCCACGGAATGAATTCGAACAGAAGctgcattaaattttaatgtttatgGGGATAGGGAGAGAAGATGTGTGGGACATGTGGGTTTCCTAAGGGCTACGATGTGTGGTCTAAACATCTTAATTAGTATTTGGAATTGGGAGTAACTGTttctataaaatttaatgttcCATTGAATGATATTTAgcattaaaatagtttttatgcTAAATATAATTCTATGgaacattaaattttataatgtaTTGGTAAGATTAGTTAGTTTTCATGTAGCAAGAGTCGCGGCACGTCCCCTggaatgtttttgtttgttttatatttcttattgcGGTTTTTATTGGCTGCTTTTAGAGATGCGATCATGCGTTTAGATGTATTGATGGGGACGATTTGCACGGGGTTTGAGGATTGTTTATGATTGGTTAGGAAGCTAATGGGATTTAGTTTACTATTTTTAAAAGAACAAAGATCTGCGTATGATGCTTCCTTTGGGTTCGTTCAGATGattttccgtttccgtttagGTTAGTGTTGTGGTTTATTTGTGGTCCGTTATTGGTAACTGTTGTGAATGGAATCGCGGAGTGGGTTTATCAAAGACACTttaataacaagatgcgtaacgccatacaatttttttgcacacaattttttcggagcggctctagaggtggctctctcgatttttttttcaagagcgagagagcggagagctatacagcgaacagctcttttctgcTTATACAGTGACAGccgacaactgtatgtgtgctcatgcattgtgaatttgataaaatatgcccttcatcTTAGAAGTTcatagactttaaatctatattttgatcaattggctcgtaacgtaatttttattaaaatatagcttagaaatagccgaatctatgtacattatatcacaacaaatttcaaaaatgactatattagaatatttgtcattagagtattcagcttgcgaagtgtgaaaaattaataaggcaatgattgttgagtccTAGTGCCTCAAGATGTGACTTTTccaacaaacatttttaatatttttatttattttatatatttttattttgtgcattatgaaatttttttaatatgataaaaatgtaatatatttttatttatatattattatgaaatattttttctcaATGTATTGACtttttttgggaaattttattttttaaattacagtagttataataattccCTTTGTATTTTGTCGTTTTGTTGCAATAGTAAAGTACGGAAATATAAGCGCAAATAGTAATTTGGAAAGGTAGTGAAAAATAAACTCGAAGGtcatataaatattgcaataTTGCATTACAATTGCAATGGCCTCCGCTGAGTACCGATTATTGCGTATAttacatataattaattattaacataaatataaagtggctgcatagtgcaaaaccaatgtatggccgttacgcatcttgttaccAACTTGGGCGTACCAACATGCTAGAATTTGCCTGTAGAGTCTGTGTGCTGGATTCTCAttcttctagcttttatagttcctgagaacTTGACGTCTATACGgtcagacggacatggccagatcgactcgacCATTGCTCCTgaacaagaatatatatactttatataatcgAAAACGcatccttctgcctgttacacagttttcaacgaatatagcatacccttttactctactaGTAACTGctatattaaataaacaaaactgaaaatttAACTCACAGCAAAAACGACTTATCGTttagataaaaaaaacatttaataagaaataaaCTCCATTATTTGCttcccaattttttttatctaaCTCGAcacattatttatttcggtTCCGCGGACTACCTGATTGGTCCACCGATACTTAGTACAGTAGACAAC
The sequence above is a segment of the Drosophila melanogaster chromosome 2L genome. Coding sequences within it:
- the Tif-IA gene encoding Tif-IA, which produces MSFYTSKTDVTSILKTFSGVKRNQANAVAINKVRFSTPKEKGLAESVRVALEERNFHLVKEFTYFLREAELSDDEVVIIIKDAKRIVHNLTPEFVTVVEALLSLNWKKRSSEIIEAYTEFCIELMVTHNRYLPIGVSKLIVHWIPGDMDESDWVHGCPSEHVRNELKPIHKVLDRILTAVPMAFDIIIDAISAKFPYFKKPYHVTAGYLYNVLWLLEYKPIFEELVFQLVLQKLLLLDVNAPKDEIELEMNDEEEKVEADTLFEIDDVCAENVPKSEKSVSHPVGKTLDVCLFLLYKFFDGKCRLNENSSEEQRRTANRLFKMLLYLFDEVLLPSHNTHHVQFILFYATSLRSVYSEAFLDSLWTKVQNPNVSAVIRHAAVGYMASFLSRARFLPLSTVTFYLKELTRWAHTYIDDSDAYKQNCSLKANLVFYSVCQAVFYLIAFRAKDLTASSKDLLFLQSLQLSRLAMCHLNPLRYCLAPVATAFAGVTRTYQLAYCHTVLERNARRKLATVYGHEKCMPDETLESFFPFDPYVLKLSKKYIETNYMVYQSNDTDEYVYGSNKYGHSRKRGDSEMLEEDEFLIVDKRPKNFDLSKSQEFDKQFHFGSSP
- the RpL21 gene encoding ribosomal protein L21, isoform B, whose translation is MTNSKGYRRGTRDMFSRPFRKHGVIPLSTYMRVFKIGDIVDIKGHGAVQKGLPYKAYHGKTGRIFNVTQHAVGVIVNKRVRGKILAKRVNVRIEHIHHSKCREDFLRRVKENERLLKEAKEKGQWVSLKRQPEQPKKAHFVKKLEEPIALAPIPYEFIA